The following DNA comes from Tunturibacter psychrotolerans.
TGAAGTCTGTGGATATGGATCACTCGCAGAGCGATCTCTTTCATTCGATCGAGAAGGGTGACTTCCCGAAGTGGACGGTGCAGATTCAGATTATGCCGGAGGCTGAGGCAGAGACTTACCACATCAATCCGTTTGACCTGACGAAGGTGTGGCCTCACGCGGACTATCCCGTGATCGAGATCGGCGAATTGGAGTTAAACCGGAATCCGGTGAACTACTTTGCTGAGGTCGAGCAGGCGGCGTTCGATCCGAAGAATGTTGCTCCAGGCATGGGCTTTTCGCCGGACAAGATGCTGCAGGGGCGGTTGATCAGCTATCCGGATGCGCACCGGTATCGCATTGGAGTGAACTACAATTTGCTTCCGATCAATGAGCCGAAGTGTCCCTACAGCACGTACAACCGAGATGGCAGCATGCGCTTCGGTGAGAACGGCGGCAATGGTCCGAACTACGAGCCGAACAGCTTTGGCGGTCCGACGCAGGATAAGAAGTACCTTGAGCGTCCTGTGACCTACAACACGGCGACTGTGGGTAGGTACGACCATCGCGAGCATGATGGCGACTATTACACGCAGCCGGGTAACCTGTTCCGTCTGATGACGCCGGATGCTCAGGAAAGGCTGTGCGGAAACATTGGAGCCGGTCTGGGTCAGGTTGAGACGCGGATCCAGGACCTGCAGATCAATCACTTCTACAAGTGCGATCCGAAGTACGGCGAAGGTGTCGCCAAGGCTATTGGACGCAAGATTGAGGATATTGTGAGGAAAGAAGAGCTGGTTCATGCATAAGTAACTGATTGTGTTACGTAAAAAGAGCGGCCCTTTGCGGGCCGCTCTTTTTGTTCACTGAAAGCCGATTCAGCTTACGGGCGGGTGTGCGTTCAAGGGCGGAGGCCCGGTGGGGTTGGAGTCGGGTCTGCGGCCTGGATTCCATTCGGGCTTCCAGTCGGAGTCGGCGAGCCAACGGATGGGATTGATCATCGAGGCGATGGCGTTGGTCATGTGGCTGAAGTCGATGGTGCGGATCTCGTCGCTGGGCTGGTGATAGTCCTTGTGGAGACCGTAGCTGGAGACGGTTTGAGCGATGATCCCTTGCTGGGCTAGTGCGTAGTTGTCGGAACGGCGGAAGAAGTTCTCTTTGGGGTGAGGGTCATTGACCAGGTGGGCACCGTGTTTCGCCAGTTCAGGGCCAAGATTCGAGCGATCGAAGCCGGTGAGCCAAAGGGTTCCTGTGGGGACTGCAGGGTCGGGGCGGCCGATCATCTCGAACTCGAGGTTGGCGACGATGCTGGTGAGGGGGACTGGAGGATGCGCGAGGAATGCTCGGTTGCCAAAGCCACCGAGTTCTTCAGAGCCGAAGAGAGCGAAGACGATGGTTCGCTTCGGGTGCGGGCCAGTGGCGAGAATGTGGGCTAGTGTCAGTACGGCTGTGGTGCCGGAGGCGTCGTCGTCTGCTCCGTTGTAGTTGGTGTCACCAGAGGAGTTGGCGGGACCGATACCGAGATGATCGAGATGCGCAGTGAGGAGGATGACCTCGTTGGGAGAGGTGGTTCCCCGCAGGATGGCGATTGCGTTCCAGGTCTCTTTTCGTGGGATGTCCTGGAATTTTGCGATGCGCTGCTGGGTTCGTGCGGGAAGAGGGACGGGGAGGGTTGACTTTTGGAGGAAGGTGCCGTTATCTCCGCCGGGTTCGAGGCCGAGGGATTGGAGCTGAGAGGCGACGAAGAGGGCTGCAATGTGCTCGTCGCGTGTGGCTGAGCCGCGGCCGTGTAGTTCGTCGTCGGCGAGGAAGTTCATATCTGCGTGAACTTCCTGTTGCAGAGTGGCGGAGGGAGATGCTGTTTGCTTGGCTGCTGCGTCGAAGGAGTGGGCCTGTGACGCTTGAGACTTGAAGGGAAGAGTCAGGAGCAGGGTTGCGGCTAAAGGCAGAGAATATAAAAGCTTCGAGAGATACATTGCGGAAATTATAGAAGAACCTTCAATGAATTAATTCCGTGTTGCCTGTGTCTGCTGCGAAGATAGAGGAAAAGGGGTTCGGTGGC
Coding sequences within:
- a CDS encoding catalase produces the protein MTTDAGRPVGDNQNSITVGNRGPIVFEDYLLFEKMAHFNRERVPERVVHAKGSAAHGTFTCTHPDMAKYTTAKVFEKGKKTPTFLRFSTVGGEKGSADSERDPRGFALKFYTEEGNWDLVGNNTPVFFIRDPLKFSDFIHTQKRDPETNLKSPKMMWDFWSLSPESLHQVTILFSDRGTPDGYRHMNGYGSHTFSLINAKNELFYVKYHFKTKQGIKNFTREEADHMKSVDMDHSQSDLFHSIEKGDFPKWTVQIQIMPEAEAETYHINPFDLTKVWPHADYPVIEIGELELNRNPVNYFAEVEQAAFDPKNVAPGMGFSPDKMLQGRLISYPDAHRYRIGVNYNLLPINEPKCPYSTYNRDGSMRFGENGGNGPNYEPNSFGGPTQDKKYLERPVTYNTATVGRYDHREHDGDYYTQPGNLFRLMTPDAQERLCGNIGAGLGQVETRIQDLQINHFYKCDPKYGEGVAKAIGRKIEDIVRKEELVHA
- a CDS encoding M28 family peptidase, whose amino-acid sequence is MYLSKLLYSLPLAATLLLTLPFKSQASQAHSFDAAAKQTASPSATLQQEVHADMNFLADDELHGRGSATRDEHIAALFVASQLQSLGLEPGGDNGTFLQKSTLPVPLPARTQQRIAKFQDIPRKETWNAIAILRGTTSPNEVILLTAHLDHLGIGPANSSGDTNYNGADDDASGTTAVLTLAHILATGPHPKRTIVFALFGSEELGGFGNRAFLAHPPVPLTSIVANLEFEMIGRPDPAVPTGTLWLTGFDRSNLGPELAKHGAHLVNDPHPKENFFRRSDNYALAQQGIIAQTVSSYGLHKDYHQPSDEIRTIDFSHMTNAIASMINPIRWLADSDWKPEWNPGRRPDSNPTGPPPLNAHPPVS